Below is a genomic region from Acidobacteriota bacterium.
CTCGTTCAAGCCGGCCAGCACGACCTTCGCCAGGTGGCTGTACCGGAATTCCTTCTTCTGCGACAGCGCCAGCGCTTCCTTCAGGCGGCCTTCCTTGAGGTGCTTCGCCACCTGTGGTGCGTACAGCTTGGACTGTTTGCGTGCCTGCAGGAACGTATAGAAACGCTCGATGGCCACGCCGAACGAGATCATCGACATGATGAACAAGATCCACGCAATGGCCTTCGCGAACATGCCCATCTGGTTCCACATATCAATCAGGTTCATGTCTCTCCATCCTCCAGAAAACGAACGATGTTACCTGCCACTGTTCTCCGGGGCGCCGGCAGAAACGGCCCCCTCACCCGCGTCAGTCGACACGACCGACAGGGCCTACTGCAGCGTGAAGTTCACCGTCACCGTCATGATGACCGGTACCGGCACGCCGTTGAGCAGCGTCGGCGTGAACTCCCACTGGCGCACCGCCTCGAGCGCGGCCTGATCGAGCAACGCGATTGATCGCAACACACGAGCGTCTTTCACCTTGCCATCCGGTCCGATCGTCGCCTCGATGATGACGACGCCCTGCACGCGCGCCGACTGGGCGATACTCGGGTAGATGGGCTTGACGTCCTTGACCTTGGTCGGAGGACGGATGTTGCCGCCTACGCGAACCGGCGCCTGCGGTGGCGGCGGTGGCGGTGGCGCTTCCGCAAGACCGCCGACGACGCCGCCAACGACGCCGCCGGGAATTCCGCCTTCAACCCCGCCGGTCACCCCGCCCTCGGGGGCTAAGATGCCGGTCTCAGGCTTGATCTCAGACGGCGCCGTCACCGGCGCGGCCGCCGGGTTCACTTCCAGTATGGGCTTCGGCGCCGCTGCCGCCGGCGGTGGCGGCGGTGGCGGTGGTGGCGGTGGCGGCGGCGGAGCCGCTACAAACGCCATCATGCCCGGGATGCTCGGCAGCACGTCGGCCGCCATCAACGGGATGATCACCACAAGCGCAATAATCAGCGTGTGGACGAAGATCGAGAGCGGAACGGTGTACCACTTCCGACTCCCGAGTGTGATTGAGGGGTTCGTGACGTCCCCGAACATATCGCGTGGCACCGGTCTGTCCTCCTAACCTCTTCGACTCACCCAGTTGACGAAGTCCTTCGATTCACACCCTTGCCTGCGAATTCGTTCACTCAGGCCTTCGTGCTGAGCGAGCATGTTTCGCGGCATCGCCTCGCAAGAACACCAAACCGCCATTACGAGTCGAAGCACGAAGGCGGCCGATTATAGCCAGAGCGTCTTGAGGGTGTCAATGAATCCGTCCCTCACCGTGATTCTGCCTGGCTCCAGACGACCGCCCTGAAAGATTAGACACCAAACAACCGAAATCGGCTATCCGCCAGAAATCCCACGGGTCTGGCGTCTTTCACCAGCCTCGATCGCTCCCCGACGTTGATCTGCCCCTACCGCGCCCCGATGCGCATGCGGTAGAACGACCGCCACACGAACACCACCGCCACGGCAAAGAAGACGGCCGCCAGCGAACGCGTCACGGCCTGGCCCGCGTCGAGGCCCAGCTTGACGGCCAGTTCCACCGCAAGCATTCCAAACAGAGTCGTGAACTTGATCACCGGATTCATGGCCACCGACGAGGTGTCCTTGAACGGGTCGCCCACGGTGTCGCCGATGACGGTGGCGGCATGCAGCGCCGTGCCCTTTTCCTTGAGTTCGGTCTCGACGATCTTCTTCGCATTGTCCCACGCGCCCCCGGCGTTGGCCATGAAGATGGCCTGGAACAGCCCGAACAGCGCGATCGACATCAGGTAGCCGATGAAGAAGTACGGCTCGACAAACGCAAAGGCCAGCGTCGAGAAGAACACGGTCAGGAAGATGTTGAACATCCCCTTCTGTGCGTACTGGGTGCAGATCTCCACGACTCGCTTGCTGTCGGTGACCGAGGCTCTCGTCACACCTTCGAGCTTGATGTTGGCTTTGATGAACTCGACGGCGCGGTACGCCCCCGTCGAGACGGCCTGGATCGAGGCGCCAGCGAACCAGTGAATCATCGCGCCGCCGGTGATCAGGCCCAGCAGGAACGGCGGGTGCAGCAGCGACAGATTGGCCACCAGGTCGGGCTGCAGCCGGTTGGTCAGCAGGAAGATGATCGAGAAGATCATCGTCGTCGCGCCGACCACCGCCGTGCCGATGAGCACGGGCTTGGCCGTGGCCTTGAACGTGTTGCCGGCGCCGTCGTTCTCCTCGAGCAGGTCTTTCGCCCGGCGGAAGTCGACATCGAAGCCGAAGTCCTTCTTGATTTCGGCCTTCACGCCGGGGATCTGCTCGATCGTCGACAGTTCGAAGACCGACTGCGCGTTGTCGGTGACGGGGCCGTAGGAATCGACCGCGATCGTCACCGGCCCCATACCGAGGAAGCCGAACGCCACGAGGCCGAACGCGAACACGGCCGGAGCAATCATCAGCGCGCTCAGACCCATCGAGCTCACGAAGTACGCCGTCCCCATCAGCACGACGATCACGATGCCGAGCCAGTAGGCGCTGAAATTGCCTGCCACGAGGCCGGAAAGGACATTGAGCGACGCGCCGCCTTCGCGCGACGCCTTCACGACTTCCTTGACGTGGCCCGACTCGGTGGAGGTGAAGATCTTGACGACCTCCGGGATGATGGCGCCCGCCAGCGTGCCGCACGTGATGACGGTCGACAGCTTCCACCAGAGCGTGGTGTCGCCGCCGAGCTCCGGGATCAGAAAGTACGACGCCAGGTAGGTGAGGCCCACCGAAACGAACGAGGTCAGCCAGACGAGCGACGTCAGCGGCGCCTCGAAGTTCATCTTGTCGACGGTGCCGTAGCGCGCCTTCGCGATCGCGTTGTTGATCAAGTAGGACAGGCCGCTGGCGATCACCATGATGACGCGCATCAGGAAGATCCAGACCAGCAGCTGCACCTGCACGACCGGCTCGTTCACCGCCAGCAGGATGAACGAGATCAGCGCGACGCCCGTCACGCCGTAGGTCTCGAAGCCGTCCGCGCTCGGGCCGACCGAGTCGCCCGCATTGTCGCCCGTGCAGTCCGCGATGACGCCGGGGTTGCGCGCGTCATCTTCCTTGATGTTGAACACGATCTTCATCAGGTCGGACCCGATGTCGGCGATCTTGGTGAAGATGCCGCCGGCAATCCGCAGCGCCGCGGCGCCGAGCGACTCGCCGATCGCAAACCCGATGAAGCAGGGACCGGCGTACTCCCCCGGGATGAACAGCAGGATGCAGAGCATGATGAACAGCTCGACGCTGATCAACATCATGCCGATGCTCATGCCGGCCTGCAGCGGGATGTGGGAAATCGCGAACGGCTTGCCCCGCAGGCTGGCGAACGCGGTGCGCGAGTTGGCGTAGGTGTTGATGCGGATGCCGTACCACGCCACCCCGTACGACCCGGCGATCCCGACCAGGCTGAAGGCCAGGATGATCGCGACCCGCTCGATCGGAAACTGCATCAGGAAGCCGTAGTAGAAGGCAATGACCGACCCGATGAAGACCTCGAGAATCAGGATGAACTTGCCCTGTTGCAGCAGGTACGTCTTGCACGTCTCGTAGATCAGGTCGCCGATCTCGGCCATCGACCGATGCACGGACTGTTTCTTGATGTCGTGATGAATGTAGTAGCCGAACAGCAGTCCGCCGACGCAGACCAGCAACCCGAGCATCAGCAGGCTCCGGCCATCGGTCCCCAGGAACTTCGCCTGGCTGAGATCTGGCAGGATGAGGCTGGCCTCACCGCCGCCGTGATGCTCGGCGGCAGCCTGGGGCGGCTCGACCTGCGGCGCCCGATGGCCAGCGGCGGTCACAACGGTGCCGGTCAACGACAGCACCGCGACCAGCATCAATGCCATTGTCCAGGCTCGCCGCTGCTGCGACCGCCCGTCGTTCCCGATTGCCCCCATGTTCTTCGCCTCCAGGCCTGACGTCCTCAGCCAACCAGCCACCACCCCAATACCAGGGACGCCACCACCAGCCGGTACCACGCGAACGCCACCAGCGAGTGGCTGGTCAGGTACTTCAAGAAGTACTTGATTGCCGCGTAGCCCACGACGGCCGAGGTGATCATGCCAACGAAAAAGATCCCGGCGTCGTCGCGGCCCATCCCGGTCTTGAGCAGATGCAACCCTTCATGGCCCGCCGCCGCCAGGATCGCCGGCACGCCCAGCAGGAACGAGAACCGGGCGGCGCCCTCGCGGGTCAACCCCAGGAACATGCCCATGGTGATCGTCGCGCCCGATCTCGAGACGCCCGGCACCAGCGCCACCGTCTGCGCGATGCCAATCGCCAGCCCCTCGCCAGCCGTCAAGGACTCGTCGGCGCGGCTGCGCGATCCGACGCGCTCAACCCAGAAGAACAGCAACGCTCCGAGCGCCAGCGACACAGACGCCACCAGGGGCGTGCGAAGCTGCTCCTCGATCCGGCCCGCAACCAGCAATCCGACCACCATCACGGGCAGGGTGCCGAGCACCACCAGTTGAAGCCGTCGCGCCGCCCCCTCTGGGGCTCGCTGGAACACGCCCGCGGCGGCAGCCGCCATCGCGACCAGGTCCCGGCGGAAGAAGACCACCACGGCGACCAGCGTGCCGACGTGGCAGGCCACGTCGAACGCCATTCCAAGCCGATCGGGGTCCACGCCGAACACCAGCCGGGCCAGAATCAGGTGCGCCGAACTCGAGACGGGAAGAAACTCCGTCAGGCCTTGCACGACTCCGAGCAGTATCGCTACAACTACAAGCAACCGGATTCCGCCTCAGGGACCAGCGCGGCGACGCCTAGTCCTGCCTGTTGTCTTTCGTCATTCCGGCGACTTGTCCCGCTGTAGCCCCGGAACGATGTGGGGGCGAAGGCGGAACGCCGGAATCCAGCCACGCAGAACCGAGCTGTTACGCACGGTCCCGCTTGTTGTTCTTCTTCTTCGGCCCAGGGTCGACGGAGACCGACGGGGCGACTGGCACCTTCGGCGCGCGCTTGCCACGCCAGAACGTGACGATGGCGGCGGCGATGAACACGCTCGAATAAGTGCCCGTGATCGTGCCGACGATCATGGTGAACGCAAAGCCCTTGAGCACCTCTCCGCCCCAGATATACAGGGCAATGACGCTCATGAGCACGGTGCCGGCGGTGATGATGGTTCGATTCAACGTCTGATTGACGGATCGGTTCACCACCTCGTCAATCGCGTCACGACGCATCCCCCTGAGGTTTTCCCGAACTCGATCGAAGATCACGATCGTGTCGTTGGTCGAGTAGCCGGTCACCGTCAGAATGGCCGCGATGACATTGAGCGACATGTCGTAGCGGAAAAACGCCAGGAAGGCCAGCGTCACGAGCAGGTCGTGGAACGTCGCGACAACGGCCCCGACGCCGAAGCTCAGCCTGAACCGGAAGCCGATGTACACCAGCAATCCCGCCAGCGAGAGCACCGTCGCCCAGAAGCCCTTCTGGGTCAACTCCCGGCCGACGATCGGGCCGACCACCTGCGAACCAACCTGTGTGAACCCACCCAGGTTCGCATCCTTGACCGCCTTCACGACCTCGTCAGCCGTCCTGGTGAGGCTGGTGCCCTGCTCTTCGCCCGAATGGGGCAGCCGCACCATCACCTGGCGCTGCGATTCGTCGCCGTAGCGCTGGACCACGATGTTCTGCCCGCCGCCGCCGACCTTCTCGGCATCGAGGGCCGATCGCACCTGTTCGATGCTCGGGGTCTGGTCGAACTTGAGGATGACGATGGTGCCGCCGGAGAATTCGACACCGAGGGCCAAACCCTTGGTGGCGATGACGCCGATGCCCGCCGCGATGACAATCCACGACAGGATCAGCGCGTGCCAGCGCCATCTGAGGAAGTTGTAGTTCGGATTATGGAAGATCTGCATGGTGCCAGCCGTTGTTCGCTAGATGCTCAGCGTCTGGACCTTTCGGCCCGACAGAACCAGCTCGAAAATCGTCTTCGAGACAAATGTGGACGTAAACAGGTTGGCCACCAACCCGATCGACAACGTGGTGGCAAACCCGCGGATCGGACCGGTGCCGAACTGGAACAGGAAGGCCGCCGAAATCAGCGACGCGATGTGCGTATCGAGCAGGGTGAGGAAGACCCGGCTGAAGCCCGCATCGAGCGCCTGACGCACGCCCCGCTTCGCGGCGAGTTCCTCCTTGATGCGCTCGAAGATCAGCACGTTCGAATCCACGCCGATGCCCATCGTCAGCACGAAGCCCGCGATGCCCGGCAACGTCATGGTCGCCCCGAGATAGGCCATCAGCCCGAGCAGGATCGTGAGGTTGAAGCACAACACCACGATCGCGTTGATGCCTGACAGCTTGTAGTAGACCAGCATGAACAGCATGATCAGCAACAAGCCCACCGCTGATGCGATGACGCCGGACCGGATCGAGTCGGCACCGAGCGTCGGGCCGACCGTGTTCTTTTCGAGGTACGTGAGCGACGCCGGCAGCGCGCCCGACCGCAGCACGAGCGAGAGATCCTGGACCTCCTGCTGCGTGAAGGCGCCGCCTGAGATGCGGCCCTCGTCGGTGATCCGGCTTTCAATGTTCGGCGCCGACTGGACCCGCCCGTCCAGGATGATCGCCAGGCGGCGGCCGATATTCTCGCCGGTCGCCTTGCCGAATTTCCGGGCGCCGTCCTGATTCAGCGAGAAACTGACCGCCGGCCGGCCAGTCTCGTCGATGGTCGGCTTGGCGTTCCGCAGGTCGCGCCCCGTCACCACCGCGACTTTCCGGACCAGATAGAACACCGTCTCGGCCCGCTCACCGCGCTGCGACGAATCGCCCACGCCGGGCACGACTTCCATGTTGTTGGGAATCGCCCCGCTGCGAGACTGGAGCAGATTCTCCTTGGTCCCGGCGGGACCGTCTTCGACGATCTTCAGCTCGAGCAGCGCCGTCGACCGGATGATCTCCTCTGCGCGCGCCACCTCGGTGATCCCCGGCAGTTCAACGATGATCTGGTCGTTGTTGGTGCCCGTCTGCGCGATCACCGGCTCGGCCACGCCCAGCTCGTTCACGCGCCGTTCGATGGTCTGCCGCGCCTGGGTCACCGCGTCTTCACGCAACTGCACGACCACGTTCGGCTTCATCGTGAAGGTGTAAGTGCCGCCGACGCCGGATTCCCGGTTGTAGGAGGCCTGCACTTCGTTGGCCGCCTCGCGGAACGCGCCGTCCTGATTCTGCGGGATGCCCTCAACCTTGAACTGCATCGGGGGCATCACCGTGAAGACCGCGCTGGAAATCCCCTTGCCGTCCACCGTCTCCCGCAGCTGCTCCATGGTGGTCTCTGTATCGAGACGCAGGGCGTCGTCGGTGTTGACGCGGAGCACGAGGTGCACGCCACCTTTGAGGTCAAGCCCCAGCTTCAGCCGGATGCCTTCGAAGGGATACGGGTAGAGCGGATAAAAAAACCAGGCCGCGGCGACGAGCACCACGAGCGAGGTCAGCACCCTCATGCGCTGGTTCTTCATATGTCTACTGATTCGCTGATTCGGGCGCGACCGGGTCCTGGCCCTGGTACCCGGCCACCGCCGCCTTGCTGATGTCGATCCGGACCTTGTCGGCGATCTGGACCTGAACGCTCTTGTCGGCGAGCCTCGTGATCTGGCCGTAAATGCCGCTGGTGGTCACGATTCGATCGCCGACCTTGAGCGCGTTGAGAAACTGCTGCACCTTCTTCTGCTTCCGCTGCATGGGCAGCAGAATCAGGAAGTAGAAGATGGCCAGCACGAGGGCGAACGGGATCAGTTGCACCCAGGGGTTGGCGCCACTCTCGGCCGGCGCGGCCATCGACAGCACGAGGCCCTGAGAAAGAATGCCTGTTTGGGTCATGAGTCACACAACTGGCGGGAAAAAGTTACGCGCAGTGATTGCTGCAAATTTCCCAACGAGCCAAAAACTATAGCCTCTCTGATTCGCGCCATTGTGTCAAGGTAGAACCGCACATTGTGAACAGTGTTCAGGATGGCGCCGGTCATTTCTCCCGCCAGAGCCAGGTGCCTCAGGTACGCTCTCGAGAAGTTCGAACAGGTGTAACAGGCGCAATTCTGGTCGAGCGGCCGGGGGTCCTCGGCGTATTGTGCGTTCTTGATGGTCAGCCGGCCGTGGCTCGTGAACAGTTGGCCGTTCCTGGCGTTTCGGGTCGGCATGACGCAGTCGAACAGGTCGATGCCCCTCGCCACCGCCTCCACCAGATCCAGAGGGGTGCCCACGCCCATCAGGTAACGGGGCCGGTCGGCCGGCAACTGGGGGGCCGTATGCTCGACGACAGAGTACATAATGTCGGCGGGTTCGCCCACGCTCAGTCCGCCAATGGCATAAGCCTCGAATCCCACCCCCAGCGTGCGTTCGACGCTCATCGCCCGGAGCGACGGGTCCGTG
It encodes:
- the uppP gene encoding undecaprenyl-diphosphatase UppP, producing the protein MLVVVAILLGVVQGLTEFLPVSSSAHLILARLVFGVDPDRLGMAFDVACHVGTLVAVVVFFRRDLVAMAAAAAGVFQRAPEGAARRLQLVVLGTLPVMVVGLLVAGRIEEQLRTPLVASVSLALGALLFFWVERVGSRSRADESLTAGEGLAIGIAQTVALVPGVSRSGATITMGMFLGLTREGAARFSFLLGVPAILAAAGHEGLHLLKTGMGRDDAGIFFVGMITSAVVGYAAIKYFLKYLTSHSLVAFAWYRLVVASLVLGWWLVG
- a CDS encoding TonB family protein gives rise to the protein MPRDMFGDVTNPSITLGSRKWYTVPLSIFVHTLIIALVVIIPLMAADVLPSIPGMMAFVAAPPPPPPPPPPPPPPAAAAPKPILEVNPAAAPVTAPSEIKPETGILAPEGGVTGGVEGGIPGGVVGGVVGGLAEAPPPPPPPQAPVRVGGNIRPPTKVKDVKPIYPSIAQSARVQGVVIIEATIGPDGKVKDARVLRSIALLDQAALEAVRQWEFTPTLLNGVPVPVIMTVTVNFTLQ
- a CDS encoding sodium-translocating pyrophosphatase — translated: MLVAVLSLTGTVVTAAGHRAPQVEPPQAAAEHHGGGEASLILPDLSQAKFLGTDGRSLLMLGLLVCVGGLLFGYYIHHDIKKQSVHRSMAEIGDLIYETCKTYLLQQGKFILILEVFIGSVIAFYYGFLMQFPIERVAIILAFSLVGIAGSYGVAWYGIRINTYANSRTAFASLRGKPFAISHIPLQAGMSIGMMLISVELFIMLCILLFIPGEYAGPCFIGFAIGESLGAAALRIAGGIFTKIADIGSDLMKIVFNIKEDDARNPGVIADCTGDNAGDSVGPSADGFETYGVTGVALISFILLAVNEPVVQVQLLVWIFLMRVIMVIASGLSYLINNAIAKARYGTVDKMNFEAPLTSLVWLTSFVSVGLTYLASYFLIPELGGDTTLWWKLSTVITCGTLAGAIIPEVVKIFTSTESGHVKEVVKASREGGASLNVLSGLVAGNFSAYWLGIVIVVLMGTAYFVSSMGLSALMIAPAVFAFGLVAFGFLGMGPVTIAVDSYGPVTDNAQSVFELSTIEQIPGVKAEIKKDFGFDVDFRRAKDLLEENDGAGNTFKATAKPVLIGTAVVGATTMIFSIIFLLTNRLQPDLVANLSLLHPPFLLGLITGGAMIHWFAGASIQAVSTGAYRAVEFIKANIKLEGVTRASVTDSKRVVEICTQYAQKGMFNIFLTVFFSTLAFAFVEPYFFIGYLMSIALFGLFQAIFMANAGGAWDNAKKIVETELKEKGTALHAATVIGDTVGDPFKDTSSVAMNPVIKFTTLFGMLAVELAVKLGLDAGQAVTRSLAAVFFAVAVVFVWRSFYRMRIGAR
- the secD gene encoding protein translocase subunit SecD, with the translated sequence MRVLTSLVVLVAAAWFFYPLYPYPFEGIRLKLGLDLKGGVHLVLRVNTDDALRLDTETTMEQLRETVDGKGISSAVFTVMPPMQFKVEGIPQNQDGAFREAANEVQASYNRESGVGGTYTFTMKPNVVVQLREDAVTQARQTIERRVNELGVAEPVIAQTGTNNDQIIVELPGITEVARAEEIIRSTALLELKIVEDGPAGTKENLLQSRSGAIPNNMEVVPGVGDSSQRGERAETVFYLVRKVAVVTGRDLRNAKPTIDETGRPAVSFSLNQDGARKFGKATGENIGRRLAIILDGRVQSAPNIESRITDEGRISGGAFTQQEVQDLSLVLRSGALPASLTYLEKNTVGPTLGADSIRSGVIASAVGLLLIMLFMLVYYKLSGINAIVVLCFNLTILLGLMAYLGATMTLPGIAGFVLTMGIGVDSNVLIFERIKEELAAKRGVRQALDAGFSRVFLTLLDTHIASLISAAFLFQFGTGPIRGFATTLSIGLVANLFTSTFVSKTIFELVLSGRKVQTLSI
- the secF gene encoding protein translocase subunit SecF gives rise to the protein MQIFHNPNYNFLRWRWHALILSWIVIAAGIGVIATKGLALGVEFSGGTIVILKFDQTPSIEQVRSALDAEKVGGGGQNIVVQRYGDESQRQVMVRLPHSGEEQGTSLTRTADEVVKAVKDANLGGFTQVGSQVVGPIVGRELTQKGFWATVLSLAGLLVYIGFRFRLSFGVGAVVATFHDLLVTLAFLAFFRYDMSLNVIAAILTVTGYSTNDTIVIFDRVRENLRGMRRDAIDEVVNRSVNQTLNRTIITAGTVLMSVIALYIWGGEVLKGFAFTMIVGTITGTYSSVFIAAAIVTFWRGKRAPKVPVAPSVSVDPGPKKKNNKRDRA
- the yajC gene encoding preprotein translocase subunit YajC translates to MTQTGILSQGLVLSMAAPAESGANPWVQLIPFALVLAIFYFLILLPMQRKQKKVQQFLNALKVGDRIVTTSGIYGQITRLADKSVQVQIADKVRIDISKAAVAGYQGQDPVAPESANQ